A window of Streptomyces sp. NBC_01241 genomic DNA:
TCCAGTTGCCCCAGCGGCCGGAACCCGCCGCGGGGGAGGGGCGCGGCGTCCCCCGGCCGCGCAAGGGGATGCTCCGGAAAGACAGTTCCGGCCAGGGCGCGTCGCGGGCGGAGATGTCGGACGGGGAATCGGAGGGCTCGGCGGACTCCGGGGTTCCGGACGTGGCCGCCGGGCGGGTCCCGTCGCCGCCGCACATGGCCGGAACGGACGAGCTGGGGCCGTCCGGCAGCGAGCCCGACTGGTGGCGGATCGAGCCGCAGCCGTTCGGTGACGGGGTGGATGTGCCGGGGTTCGTCGGCGGCGTCGAGATCCCGGACATGATGCGGCCGCCGTCGTCGCGGGACGCGGTTCCGGGCCCCCGTACCGCGGCGGAGGACGCCGCGGACGACGACGGCACGCCCGCCGAGGAGGCCGGCACCGACGAGGCCGCACCCCGCCGCCGACGGCTCCCGCGCCTGCGCCGCCGCGCCCCCCGCGAGTCGGCGCCGACGGCCCGGGGCTTCTCCCACCCCTTCCTGCTGCTCGCCGCCGCGCTGCTGGTCACGGGTGCTGTGACGGGTTCCTGGATCGCCCTGGCGGGCGGCTGGCTGCTCGCGTACGGCTCACGCACGTTGTCGCGCGCGGAGGCCAAGTGGGCCGCGATGGGTCTGCCGGGCGTGGTCGTGGCGGGCGCCCTGGTCTGGCTCTGGGGCCGGACGGACGGCCGCTGGGGCGAACCGATCCCGCAGGACGGGATGGCGGACGCGCTGAGCGGGGTGTGGCCGGTGGTGGTCCGGACGGCCGCGGTGGCGTCGGCGGCGTTCCTTGTGTGGCGGGCGCGGAAGCGGGCGGGGTAGGCCGGGGGGTCACTTCTCTCCCTCACCCCGGGTTCACGACGCGGGCGTGGCCTGCCAGGGCGCCCCCGGCACCACGAGCGGCGACCCCGTCACCGGGCACGGGACGATCACCGCGTCCAGGCCGAAGACCTCGCGTACGAGACCGGCGGTGACGATGTCCCTCGGGTGTCCCTCGGCGACGATCCGGCCCGCCTTCATGGCGACCAGGTGGTCCGCGTAACGGGCGGCCTGGTTGAGGTCGTGGAGCACGGTGACGACGGTCCGGCCGCGGGTGCCGTCCGCGGCCGGGGCGGTGAGCCGGCGCACCAGGTCCAGGACCTCCACCTGGTGTGCGATGTCGAGGTACGTGGTCGGCTCGTCGAGCAGCAGCAGATCCGTCTCCTGGGCGAGTGCCATCGCGATCCAGACCCGCTGGCGCTGCCCGCCGGACAGTTCGTCCACCGACCGGTCGCCGAGCGCGGTGATGTCCGTACGCGCCATGGCGTCCGTCACCGCCCGCTCGTCCTCGTCCGACCACTGCTGCCACCAGTGCTGATGCGGCTGCCGGCCGCGGGCGACAAGGTCACAGACGGTGATCGCCTCGGGGGCCACCGGGGTCTGCGGCAGCAGCCCGATCGACTGGGCGATCCTCCGCGTGGGGATCTTCGACAGCTCGGTGCCGTCGAGGAGCACCGCCCCGCCGCGCGGCTTGAGGAGCCGGCCGAGCGCGCGCAGGGTGGTCGACTTGCCGCAGGCGTTCGGGCCGACGATGACGGTGACCCGGCCGTCGGGCACGGCGAGGTCCAGCTCGTGGACGACGGTGCGGTCCTCGTACGCGAGCGTCAGCTCCCGCACGGTGAGCCGGCTGGTCGCGGACGGGGCCGCCGCGGCGTCGGACGCGTCGGACGTACGGGTCGAGCTCATGCGGTGCCTCCACTACGGCCGCGGCCGCCGCCCTGACCGCGGACGATCAGCCAGATCAGATACGGGGCGCCGACCGCCGCCGTCAGAACACCCACCGGCAGTTCGGTGGGCGAGAAGAGCCTGCGCGCCAGCAGATCCCCGAACACCACGATCACCGCACCGAGCAGCGCCGAGCAGAACAGCGGGATCTGCGCGGTCCGGGTCATCCGGCGGGCGATCTGCGGGGCGAGCAGCGCCACGAAGTCGACCGGCCCGGCCGTCCCGGTCGCCACGGACGCCAGGATCACCCCGAGGGCGACGAGACCCAGCCGTGCGCGCCCCAGACGCACCCCGAGCGCGGTCGCGGTGTCGTCATCCATCGATACGGTGCGCTGGGCGCGGGCAGCCCACAGGACGGCCGGCAGCAGGACCAGCAGCGTCCAGCCGATCGGTGCGGCCTCGGACCAGCCGCGGCCGTTGAGTGAGCCCGTCATCCAGATCTGCGCCTGCTGGGCGACCAGATAGTCGCCCTTCGTCAGGAACAGCGTGGTGACCGACCGCAGCGCGATGGCGAAGCCGATGCCGATCAGGACGAAGCGGGTGGCGTGCAGCCCGCCACGCCAGGCGAAGACGT
This region includes:
- a CDS encoding FecCD family ABC transporter permease, whose protein sequence is MSADTSVRVRPAGYHVVRIGARGRFLLHRRAAVVATTLVVLLAALCVAYLCVGESFVAPGDVVKVILGQPSPDELVVGTLRLPRMVVGLLVGAAFGIAGALIQTVARNPLASPDIIGISQGASALTVGAMTFGVTSYTVLPYLSVIGGVAAAALVYVFAWRGGLHATRFVLIGIGFAIALRSVTTLFLTKGDYLVAQQAQIWMTGSLNGRGWSEAAPIGWTLLVLLPAVLWAARAQRTVSMDDDTATALGVRLGRARLGLVALGVILASVATGTAGPVDFVALLAPQIARRMTRTAQIPLFCSALLGAVIVVFGDLLARRLFSPTELPVGVLTAAVGAPYLIWLIVRGQGGGRGRSGGTA
- a CDS encoding ABC transporter ATP-binding protein; translation: MSSTRTSDASDAAAAPSATSRLTVRELTLAYEDRTVVHELDLAVPDGRVTVIVGPNACGKSTTLRALGRLLKPRGGAVLLDGTELSKIPTRRIAQSIGLLPQTPVAPEAITVCDLVARGRQPHQHWWQQWSDEDERAVTDAMARTDITALGDRSVDELSGGQRQRVWIAMALAQETDLLLLDEPTTYLDIAHQVEVLDLVRRLTAPAADGTRGRTVVTVLHDLNQAARYADHLVAMKAGRIVAEGHPRDIVTAGLVREVFGLDAVIVPCPVTGSPLVVPGAPWQATPAS